A region of Rhizobium grahamii DNA encodes the following proteins:
- a CDS encoding DMT family transporter — MNDPSDHHNPLQGMALMAGAMLVLPAMDAIAKYMATFEAMSPGQVTFYRFFFQLLCTLPILFLMFGWGALSAKRPWMNLLRGALHGAASLLFFAAVKYMPLADVFAIYFVEPFMLAGLSALFLGDKVGWRRWTAIVVGFGGAMIVIQPSYEVFGLKALLPVCCAFLFALYLFMNRAIGTADSPLTMQTMAGIGGTLFMSVALAIGGGLGVPDFELSLPSSVLGLVLLLILGSLSGYVHMIVVKAFRMAPLSLLAPFQYFEIISATVLGYALFGDFPNFSKWIGILIIVASGLFIIWRERVQARSLKAS; from the coding sequence ATGAACGATCCTTCCGATCATCATAATCCCTTGCAGGGCATGGCCCTGATGGCCGGCGCCATGCTTGTGCTGCCGGCGATGGATGCGATCGCGAAATACATGGCGACCTTCGAGGCCATGTCTCCCGGTCAGGTCACATTCTACCGATTCTTTTTTCAGCTGCTCTGCACCCTGCCGATTCTCTTTTTGATGTTCGGCTGGGGCGCGCTGTCGGCGAAGCGTCCCTGGATGAATTTGCTTCGCGGCGCATTGCACGGCGCGGCAAGCCTGCTTTTTTTCGCTGCAGTGAAGTACATGCCGCTGGCAGATGTCTTTGCGATCTATTTCGTGGAGCCGTTCATGCTTGCTGGCCTGTCGGCACTCTTCCTTGGCGATAAGGTCGGTTGGCGGCGCTGGACGGCCATCGTCGTCGGTTTCGGTGGAGCGATGATCGTGATCCAGCCGAGCTACGAGGTGTTCGGCCTGAAGGCGTTGCTCCCGGTTTGCTGCGCATTTCTGTTCGCACTGTATCTTTTTATGAATCGCGCAATCGGGACAGCCGATTCGCCGCTGACGATGCAGACCATGGCGGGCATAGGCGGCACCTTGTTCATGTCGGTTGCGCTTGCCATTGGAGGCGGGCTGGGCGTGCCTGACTTCGAACTCTCCCTGCCGTCGTCGGTGCTTGGGCTGGTTCTACTGCTGATTCTCGGATCGCTCTCCGGTTATGTCCACATGATCGTGGTCAAAGCCTTCCGAATGGCCCCGCTTTCGCTGCTCGCACCGTTTCAATATTTCGAAATCATCTCGGCCACGGTGCTCGGCTACGCGCTTTTCGGAGACTTTCCGAATTTCTCGAAGTGGATCGGCATCTTGATCATCGTCGCCTCGGGCCTGTTCATAATCTGGCGCGAACGCGTTCAGGCGAGGTCGCTAAAAGCGTCGTAA